GATAGCCCTATACTATATAgaactctttctctgtacacagatacagagtcttAACTAGTATCCTAGCCTGGTGTCATTTCTTTTCAGTACAGTGAGTAGGATAACACTTAACAGGAATATTGTTCACAATAAAAAACTGAATGTGTTTTTTCCAAATCATCTATCTATCCATTTGTTTTTGAACAAAGACACGTACACTTCATCGcgtgttgacatttttaaagttttggttttacaaatgttgttttttattgtcattttcaGGTTATCCTTTGATGTATATTTCAAGAACCTACTTGCATGGCCAGTCACCAATAATAAAACATGTCTACTTCATTGCCTGTAGCCTCACACTGGCTTTCTGTAACTTTGGTAAGACCAGAATGTTTATTTTTAGAGGCACGAGAAGTATCTATTTTTACGTCAAGTACAACCCTCACAATTTTCAACTTTTTGAACCGTGCACGTTTTGATGAATTGTATATTTATTGAAatcatttttatatataatataaGATTTTTTTTACTAAATCTCAGTCTTGTGCATTTACACGTTACTTGTGCAGAGCAGAACGTTTATTGTTATATGCCATTTCCTCCTTCAAGAATCATAAAAGCGAAGAAGGCCCTATCAGAAAACAGCTCACACTGAGTGATTGGTTGTGTCTTGAACAtttgatttgcttttttttttttttttaattattgatttATTCCTTCAGGATTTGACATCATCTACTCGCTCATCTCAGTCTTACTGAACTACGCTCTGCTTGTTACTGTTGGGGGAAGTTCACTCTCAGTGGCTGTTTCATTTGCCCTCAATATGGTGAGTTTATAACCCCTCTTCTAACAAAGAAACTTTCAAATTCAttcaatttaaatttttaaaccAATTGGAAACCTACTTATCCATTGAATGATGTCACTGGTCTTAATTTAGAATaattaaaatacatgtacatgaagacTCACATGTCAACAGACATACATTTTGATTTAACGACAGAATGTCTGTTAGTATATGTATAGATAATCCTTAGCAaccccttagcaacagtcgtagtcACAGCCACCAATTCAGAAATGTCTTGTTGTATTAATCTTGCCTCAAGTcacattttagtttaatttgtatTCCAGGGTTATCTTCTTTCAGCCTACATTCTTGTATCCACTGATGGTTATGACATCAACTGGACAACTCCTCACTGTATCCTGACCCTAAGGATGATCAGCGTGGCCTTTGACCTTTACGATGGCAAGAGGGATCAGGTAAATATGTAGGGTCAAATGAAATAAAGTTGGGTAGATTTTATGAAGAGATATTTTAAGATGAGTTTTACTATCATCACCATAGTGAGCTGTATTGTTACATTATTGTTACATCATGCATCTCTACTCTTCTCAAGAGTgataatgaataatgaataatgttttattgtcactggTAGCTTTTTGTGAGCTTGTGCCCTGGATATTAAAGCATAAATGAATACTGATTTGAACTCTTTCATAAAAGGGTAATGGGGCTTCAGACCAATCAGCACTTTCAGCCTCATTTTGGCGACATTGACTTGATTGGGGcgaaacaagatggccgcacaaTGATTTTGGTGTCAAAGCTATTTACAGTACATTTAAGTGTACTTCTTCATTGCCACCAATCCTCCACACGCGTAAGGATAAGTTTATTACTTGAAGTATGATTTGTACTCGCATAGCAACGTTGTCTCTGATTCTTTCTCTAAAAGGCAAATCTCAGTTCTGAGCAAAAATCATTGAACATCAAGACGACCCCTTCACTCTTGGAGCTCGCAGGCTTCACCTACTTCACTGGTGGATTCTTTGCTGGTCCCCAGTTCTCAATCCGACGCTATCTTGAATTCACTGAAGAGAAACTTCTAGATAATGACAAGGGAGAGTTGCCTAATTGCATTGGACCTGCAATGAACCGATTTGCAGTTGGTGTTGTGTATGCAGTATTGGAAACCATCCTAACACCCATGTTTAGCAATGCTTATTTACTATCTGAAGAGTTTGCTGTAAGTATAATTAAAAGTTTTTATTatgatatttttatttatttttcatggataagtttttttcttttttcttatcTTTAAACCAATGTATAAGTACTGTATActttggttcttttcagagttctgtgaaaaaaacaacccttggCAAATCACTCGCtcgggattcaaacctacaacaTCTGCTCTTTGACTCTAGTTTTGACTGTAGagatattatttgtattaaaacagaaataaaaaaatgtagtttaaataatttttacaTTGTATTCCTTTTTCTAGGCTTCATCTTTCCTGTATAAGATGTTTGCTGTTGTCATGTGGCATAAAGCAGTGTTCTTCAAGTACTGCACTGTCTTCCTGTTTGTTGTAAGATTATATCATTTCTTGAATGTTGTGATTTTCAATTGATGCATCACTATGCTGTTCATGTGCTGTGAgatgtttggggggggggggggctgtttgaAACTGGACAATTTGTTCATTGTTTCCTAATCATACTTTTACTATTGTGGGTGATTTTGGACGTGtaaggaaataaaaaacaataaaaaagatactaatacataaaatatacaaatcaaataaattgttatacaaacaaattgtaatAAAGTGGTTGTTAAATATTACTGTTAAACAATAATACACATTACCCAAAACCAACACTAAGTTGAATTTTGTTCTCAACCAATCATCATTTCTAGGAAGGTGCTTGCATAATGAGCGGTCTAGCTTACAACGGTAAGGACAAAGAGGGAAATGCATTGTGGGATGCCTGTGCCAGCATAAAGCCGCAAATGCTAGAAACTGCTACAAGTACAGCTCAGTACATCAAAGCCTTCAATTTATCCACAAACACTTGGGTTGGAAGGTGAGTTCTTTAAGTTAAGGTTAAAAGTCTAAGAATGTTATGATGGGAAAGGTTGGGGTTGATTCGTTTTATTTTCTTATAATAGCAAACCAATGATAGATGTATTGCAAGAAACGGATCAGCAGATGATTTGTAAAGTTGTTTTAAGAAACGAAAGTGCCCAACACAAAAAGCGGCCACTCGAAGTGAGGGCTTCAAGATAAAAATAGTTTATAAAGGGAGAAGATATCTGTGCACATTTCTTTCCAACGTAAATAGATTGTAAGATGGTGGAAAACAAGACACAAGGTAGGAATTCTAAAGTGCAGAAGTATAAGGAAAAGTTTGGCTAActccttttttcttcaattacaAATTTTAAGATGTCTCTGTAAGTGTGTTGTCTTTAGTTACAAGCCAtttctggtggttgagtggaaGGACatctgctctaaaattgcaaaggatgtgggttcaaatcccacccaagtaacatgcctgtggatGTTTATTGACACAACTTGGGAgaaagaactgagtatacagtgcttaacacacatctATACATgcttaaaaacacaaataatattgaATCAAATCTTTTTCCTTTAGATACGTCTTCAAGCGTCTGAAGTTTCTGAACAATCGTTACATCTCTCAGACAGCAGCCGTCATGTTCTTAGCTGTATGGCATGGAATGTACATTGGATACTacatttgttttggtttggaGATATTCATCACAACGTGCGAGTTGTTTGTAAGTTTTCTGAAACCTACAAAATTCCATCCACAACCTAATTATAAAAAGGATCTTACACATTGCTTGTTAGTTTAATTATTTCCTGTAGCTCAAACGCATGTTGTTAGACCTAAACGGCTTTGGCTGTGGTGATTTGATGCATCAAGACCAAACACCCAGtctcaaaaagtacaacaaCATCATTAGATGGTGGTGAAATGATCTTAAATTTTACAATTAATTCTGTGTATAATCCAAGTTTGCTTATGCTCTCTGCATACTAATTGAGTTTTTACAGTTATATCTGTGTATAATCCAAGTTTGCTTATGCTCTCTGCATACTAATTGAGTTTTTACAGTAAATGTAGTTTTTACAGTAAATGTAGTAAATAACATAATTTGTTATACCCTAGCTGCGGcgttacataaaaaaaacttgtttaaaaaaaaaacaattttaatagATGTCAAGTAATCAACTAGGTGATGATTAAATATTACTCTTTGAATTCTCCAGGTACAAGATGCAGTGAAGCGAAGCCCTCCCTTTGCCAAGTTCGTGAACAACCCATCCCTTAAACTACCTCTCTTTATATTTCTCAAGTTTACCGCTTCATTATCCGTTGGTTACCCTCTTGTTGCCTTTGTCCTGCTGCGCTGGAGGAGAATACGATTGGTAAGTTAAAATAAGATCAATGTGGCATAGCAGTACTTTTCCTGTCCTATTGTGATTCCTGGTTCAAATGCAACCTTTGACTTGACATGTGGAATTGTTATTCAGTTCCTGACTATGTGGGGTTGACCCATCAGTAAGTGTACCTATTGCAGCTAAAACTCAACTTGTTATCTTCGTTTCCTACTTATCCTCTAGCCATGTGGCCTCAATGCAAGGACACATTAAGAATTCCAGTCTCTTTTTCATAAATAGTTAATGGAatcaagaaagaagaaaagatATTTACAGACTTTACTATAAAGCTCCTTACTCTTTTTATCCACAAATTGCAAGGCCCTAAAATGCCACTGAAGCTGATGGTTCGGAATCTTTGAAATTTGTAGACGAAAAATCACCAATCATTAGGATGTTTTCAAATAGcagcttttttgtttgttttgcaggtGTACCAAGCCATGTTCCATCTTCCGACTCTTTTCTTCTTGGGGTTCCCATTTCTCTATCAGTTTCTCATCTTACCTCGTCTTAAGAAACAGGAGCGTGCTGCAAGAAAGGCTGCTGAGGTAGCCAAAGATTCAAGGTTTGTATCTTACAAGATGTGTACAGGATTGGCTATTGTCTACAAAATATAgtgaagtttaattttaaatggTGTTGATGGAGTCAGAGATTTGGTTTGGGTCATGGTCACTGcactttaagcaagacacttgaccatatTTGTGTAGGTCTTACATGTGTGGCTAGTGTTGTGTAATGCTCGTAAAAGAATCCAGTACACTTATGCTTAAAAACAATGAGTACTTTAAGACACCTGTCAGAGTTTGGTAAAGTGTTGTTTAAGAACtgcattttattgtttttttctaaaagcTTTAACATGGCAACTAAATAATACCCTGTTATCTGTACATTTGAAGCAAACATATTTCACCCTCTGCTTGTGCTGTCTTCCATTCATATAACTTTCAATATTATTGTCTTACAGGGAGGAAGAAAGTAAAGATTGATTGATGAAATACTTTTCTAAAGAAAGAGGAGAAATGGAAGCTGAAGTTGGTGACTATAAACTCTTTTAGTATCCATCCGTCTTGTTTGTCTGAGATTGTCTCCTATAACTGCCTTGAAACCAACTAGACTgtaaagctcggttcatacttcctgcgaatctGAAGCTGTTTTTCACAGCGAttgtttcacaggagttgagcacaagtccaCTGATGTGAATTATTCGTTGTggcatcaaaatttgtattaagcttaatttgtatcacattcccatttgcaggaagtttgaaccgggcttaattCTATTGTGGTATGTCTATTTAAGGTCATGAATGTTTTATATTCAGCCTCGATCGTAagtaatgaacaaaataaatagataTTGTGATTAATGTATACATCTATAATTTCTTAGTTAAAGGAAACGTTTTGTaggaaaatatgttttttgaaCGTGTGACAAAGTAAAAGTCCAAGAGAAGATCGTTCTACATGAGATTcaaatcaaaatgagttgagCAAGTCAAAGAGAAGATCGTTTCACACGAGATTcaaatcaaaatgagttgagCAAGTCAAAGAGAAGATCGTTTCACACAAGATTCAAATCAAAATGACTTGAGCAAGTCAAAAAGCAGATCGTTTCACACGAGATTCAAATCAAAATGACTTGAGCAAGTCAAAGAGAAGATCGTTCTACACGAGATTCAAATCAAAATGACTTGAGCAAGTCAAAGAGAAGATCGTTCTACATGAGATTCAAATCAGAATGACTTGAGCAAGTCAAAGACAATATCGTTCTACACGAGATTCAAAATCACATCTTATGAGACTCAACTGTTCACAAGACCACTAGGCTTGTCTGGTtctaagtttactggcccaatacTAGAGTCACTGACCTTGGGCTTGCGATCCAGTGGTTTTTTTGAGCTCACTCAACCATTATACTGGAACCCACACCACTGAATCGCTCTGATGTACAAACTTGTggtgttttaattttgtaagttttttcaGAGTTATCATTTATGGTGATTTAGTTCTTTGGGTTTATTTGACTTTTCTTGTGAGATTTGAAACAGAAAATTAATGGgttattttgaattaataaatttTGCATTAATGTATCACCATAGCACTTTGTACATAATTTTCTTTCATGCCAACCAAAAAGAAAAGGTTATACCTTATCTTGATTTAAAGAGGGTAAGCGGTTTACCAGAGGCTTAAGTTTGCCGTCAAGTACTGTGTGTAATGCAAGGATGAACTGTTTACATTTGAACCAGTATGAAATGTTCCCTTTGTAAACGTGTTACTGAACATTGAACATTTGGAGTTATTGACTTATTGAATGCTGTTGTGTACTTAGATAAGATAAAAGATATCATGTAATTTTAGCGTAAAAACAAACCTGTCCAACAGGAAACAATGTTTTTCTCATAAAGTAAATAGTTAGAATAGCACCAACTAAATAGAAGTAATAATAGAGTTACATAATATTTGAGGCTAAAACCCGGCTCATTCTTCAAGTGAACGTGAAGCTAATTGGTTTTTTTACAATCTGATCATCAGTACTCCTGTTCTCAGGTCAAGACGCAAGATATTTTACTTCGCTATCGCAAATAATGCCACCTAGCTTTACTGAGTCCGAATACTTCCTACTCACCAAATTTTGTTACCAAAGccctcaaattatttgttttgctccTAATTGTCCATTTTGCAATTTAGTGCATGGTAATTTTTTCATGCTAGATAATGTTTTAACATCACTGTCATGGAACTATGCAACTTAAATGCACAGCCTTGTGGATCCTTGGCTCAAtgctatgttttttttcttctgcttaGTAGATAATATGCTAAGCAGTATGTCTTTCTTTACAAGAAAGTTTTGATGATACTTTGTTTCTGTTGATATACCTGGCTGTATTGTGGAGGCTGTACAGTAATTCATAGTTAATTAGTAGCTCAGTATAATGGACCTTGAACTTGTACATGGGTCAAATTcttaagttatttacaaaagcTTGACGCATCATATTTCTCTGATAAAGTTTAAACAAAGTTTTTCTCAGTGGAATATGAAAGTCTCTGTTTAACTGATCGGTTGGAAATTCATACAGAGCACATGGTTTTCCTGTAACATCCGTGTTGTACCTATGATGATGTCACTTTATAACAACGCACTCTTTAGTTGGTTCACTGCACACCTTTGTGCATGGTGGTACCAGAAAAAGCCTCACATCCACGGAAAAGTCaagccaggatttgaacccgtTGCCAAGCTGTTCAGGTTGTATCAAATGTTTCAGTTTCTTTTaagcaattattaaaaaatttctcaaaaaaacagCGTAGTATTGGTTGTGTTTTACAAATAGACGTTTGTTAGAAGGGGTGTCCGAGGGGATAAGAACACTGGACTCAAGATCTGATGTTTCTGATGTTTCTGATAAGAGCgttggtttgagtcctggtcgtgacacttgcgtccattaacaagacactttactattattgctttgtccttgaGATTGGTTGTAAAGCCTTTGGTCtggtgtgttgtgtaatgcatgcaAAGGAACCCGCCAGGTACactcgaaaagagaaggggttcgccccagtattcctggtttgattggctgaataatgcaccacagcaccgtgtaaaccattacatgatgctataaaggaataggtctcacaCTTCATAGTGTAGCtctacataccttgcaggaaaacaatactaagtgctttgagacactCATCGGGTGTGATAAAGTGTTATATAAGAACTcagttttaatattattattataaggccACAAGCagtgcttacaggttttatggAGGCATTGGGTCCTACCTCATACTGCATTAGCACTGTACAATGATAGTGACTCTCAAAGTACGTACACATGATTTTACTATACTTTGCATTTTGGGTATAaatcatgttttattttgtattttctacTGATTCTATTTTCTTCCAACTTGTATTTGTCTCTATGCCTAAGTCTTTACTATTTTTTCAAATGGTTTTGATTTGCTGTTGTTGTACCATATGATATTGTCCTATATTTTTAACTGTTGGattaattgtttatttgtattaaaTGAGCGATTGTTCTTGTACTTGAAATGAGAAAATGTGTCCCACTTTGGATTTTGTGAGTGGTGTATGAGGACATGATGGATTTCTAACTACATATACACGTATAATTTTGTTAGAGTCTGGTTAATGGGTTATTCTAAGGTAATTAACCTTTTTTATCATCATACCCTAATCCAGACAATTTAGCCACAATGTTCTGTAACTTAATCTTGTACGCTGGATAGCAGATTTCCTTGTGAACAGAGCCCAACGGGTGAAAATTGGAACAGTCATATTCGGATTCTGCTATCCGCATGGCAGGGTTTCCCCAAGGAACATTATCGGGGTCCAAAGACTTCTTGATACAGATTAATGACCTATCCACACCATTTCCTTTCTAAGTTGATGACAGTACGATAAGATAAGACTAAAGCTATGCATGGTGGCACTTCGGTCAGCATTTTCcagaagacggtcagagcacactgacTGAAATGCTGAGTAGAACAaaccagctcttctcagagccaccactgcTCAATAAAGATTGTTACATGTCCATGGTttcactgcaaaccttacttactttGTACAATCTGTGAAGTACGCAGGAAAGAATCAGCATCTGTTCTACAACAGTCAGCTAATATTGCTTGCCAATGTTCAATTGAGaactaaaatattaatttaattgcAGACAAGTTTGTATACCATTCTAACAATTTTGATTGATATATTTTCAGTGACAATTTCAAAACTGGTCTTGAAAGCTGTACAGGTGGTTCTGCCTTCAGTGTGTACCACAATGGAGTGAAGGTTGTTGACCTTTGGGGTGGTTTTGCCGACACTGATGTCCGACAATTCTGGAAGGAAGACACT
The DNA window shown above is from Asterias amurensis chromosome 18, ASM3211899v1 and carries:
- the LOC139950398 gene encoding lysophospholipid acyltransferase 5-like, translated to MAQETAEMSGVFSGISGKLGIDESSLLYLLTIFSCYPLMYISRTYLHGQSPIIKHVYFIACSLTLAFCNFGFDIIYSLISVLLNYALLVTVGGSSLSVAVSFALNMGYLLSAYILVSTDGYDINWTTPHCILTLRMISVAFDLYDGKRDQANLSSEQKSLNIKTTPSLLELAGFTYFTGGFFAGPQFSIRRYLEFTEEKLLDNDKGELPNCIGPAMNRFAVGVVYAVLETILTPMFSNAYLLSEEFAASSFLYKMFAVVMWHKAVFFKYCTVFLFVEGACIMSGLAYNGKDKEGNALWDACASIKPQMLETATSTAQYIKAFNLSTNTWVGRYVFKRLKFLNNRYISQTAAVMFLAVWHGMYIGYYICFGLEIFITTCELFVQDAVKRSPPFAKFVNNPSLKLPLFIFLKFTASLSVGYPLVAFVLLRWRRIRLVYQAMFHLPTLFFLGFPFLYQFLILPRLKKQERAARKAAEVAKDSREEESKD